One window of the Rubinisphaera margarita genome contains the following:
- a CDS encoding AraC family ligand binding domain-containing protein, producing MSTVETHLNKTWATRAISWEYGAAASPDLVDVPIEPFPASLHEIDETSIIPLDLSRVIGTPWQATTPSLLAHFIAIKSAESIQLAEKTSSEVFFVMRGAGRLVTDQGTLEWKQGDVFTLPRHDSVVLEADENSALYWVHDGPLLRYLGSEPQQKRFEPAYYSREYLQTEVDRIRQTGIDEQRNRNGIILGNPASSDTKTLTHCMWSLFNVLPARSVQKPHRHNSVAVDLAVSAAPGTYTMIGKEIDAKGNIINPVRADWNPNSVFVTPPGWWHSHHNESDEDAYVFPVQDAGLQTFLRTLDIQFVS from the coding sequence ATGAGCACTGTCGAAACCCATTTGAACAAAACCTGGGCGACTCGGGCGATCAGCTGGGAGTACGGAGCAGCCGCCAGTCCTGATCTGGTTGATGTGCCGATTGAACCCTTTCCGGCGAGTCTGCATGAGATCGATGAAACGAGCATCATTCCGCTCGATCTCTCGCGTGTGATCGGCACGCCGTGGCAGGCGACTACGCCGAGTCTGCTGGCGCACTTCATCGCGATTAAGTCGGCAGAGTCGATCCAGCTGGCGGAGAAGACATCGTCGGAAGTGTTCTTCGTGATGCGGGGAGCCGGGAGACTGGTGACCGATCAGGGAACACTCGAGTGGAAGCAGGGTGATGTCTTCACGTTGCCTCGACACGATTCCGTCGTTCTGGAAGCCGATGAGAACTCGGCGCTCTACTGGGTGCACGACGGTCCCCTGTTGAGATACCTCGGCTCGGAGCCACAGCAGAAGCGGTTCGAGCCGGCGTATTATTCCCGCGAGTATCTGCAGACTGAAGTCGACCGGATTCGCCAGACGGGGATTGACGAGCAGCGCAATCGCAACGGGATCATTCTTGGCAACCCGGCCAGTTCCGATACGAAGACGCTGACGCATTGCATGTGGTCGCTCTTCAATGTGCTGCCGGCTCGATCGGTGCAGAAGCCGCATCGGCACAACTCGGTCGCCGTCGATCTGGCGGTCTCCGCTGCTCCCGGCACCTACACGATGATCGGCAAAGAGATTGACGCGAAAGGGAATATCATCAATCCGGTTCGAGCCGACTGGAATCCGAACTCGGTCTTCGTCACGCCGCCCGGCTGGTGGCATTCGCATCACAATGAATCCGATGAAGACGCGTATGTCTTCCCGGTTCAGGATGCAGGATTGCAGACATTCCTGAGGACACTCGACATTCAGTTCGTTTCTTGA
- a CDS encoding L-lactate permease, with protein sequence MIAVLLSLLPLLVVGILLIGLRWPAARVMPLSYITILLVGYFYWQLPPAQLAAATVNGLIVCASLLYIIFGAILLLNTLSESGGLARIRAGFLAISPDRRVQVIIIAWLFGSFMEGAAGFGTPAVICVPLLIGLGFPARAAVIAGMMIQCTPVSFGAAGTPILIGVDKGLAATETLQSELSAIYGTLERREILEQIGLRVALLHGVIGTVIPLAIVATLTRLFGEERSFKQGLRIWKFAIFAALAMIIPYVTIAFLLGPEFPTLIGSLIGLAIVIPAARSRFLCPEEPWDFPPKETWLDGWTGDYAIEPQLGTQMPLAVAWGPYLLTAALLVLTRLPGLGLDAFLKTFTLPPTGEPLQNLFGSNISASPIPYLYLPAAVFIVSSLFAVMLHRMPAAAFRTALFRSSRLMIPTSAALVFTVPMVQIFINSGGGAGVEQDMPTVLANAAAQASGTWWPLFSPAIGGLGAFVAGSNTVSNMMFAQFQFQTGVQIGVNPLWIVAEQAVGGAAGNTICVHNVVAACAVGGLFGREGGILRVTSFLFLYYVTAAGLIGLFLVR encoded by the coding sequence TTGATCGCTGTTTTACTCTCGCTCTTGCCGCTGCTGGTGGTCGGCATTTTGTTAATCGGCCTCCGCTGGCCCGCGGCTCGGGTGATGCCGCTTTCTTACATCACGATTCTGCTGGTCGGCTATTTCTACTGGCAGTTGCCGCCCGCTCAGCTGGCTGCGGCAACCGTTAACGGATTGATCGTCTGCGCGAGTCTGCTTTACATCATCTTCGGGGCGATCCTGCTGCTCAACACATTGAGCGAATCGGGCGGACTGGCCCGGATTCGCGCCGGCTTTCTGGCGATCTCGCCCGATCGTCGTGTGCAGGTCATTATCATCGCCTGGCTGTTCGGTTCGTTTATGGAAGGGGCGGCCGGCTTTGGCACGCCTGCGGTCATCTGCGTCCCGCTGTTGATTGGCCTCGGTTTTCCCGCCCGGGCAGCCGTGATAGCCGGCATGATGATTCAGTGCACGCCGGTTTCGTTCGGGGCGGCCGGTACGCCGATTCTGATTGGGGTCGATAAGGGACTCGCGGCGACGGAAACGCTGCAAAGTGAACTGAGTGCCATCTACGGAACTCTCGAACGTCGCGAGATCCTGGAGCAGATTGGTCTGCGGGTGGCTCTCCTGCATGGAGTTATTGGTACGGTGATTCCGCTGGCGATTGTCGCTACGCTGACGCGATTGTTCGGTGAGGAACGCTCGTTCAAGCAGGGGTTGCGAATCTGGAAGTTCGCGATCTTCGCCGCCCTGGCGATGATCATCCCCTACGTGACGATTGCCTTCCTGCTCGGCCCGGAGTTTCCGACGTTGATTGGCTCGCTGATCGGACTGGCAATTGTCATCCCGGCGGCCCGCAGCCGGTTTCTCTGTCCGGAGGAGCCCTGGGACTTCCCGCCGAAAGAAACATGGTTGGATGGCTGGACCGGCGACTATGCGATCGAGCCACAACTTGGGACTCAGATGCCGCTGGCTGTCGCCTGGGGGCCTTATCTGCTGACGGCCGCTCTCCTCGTGCTGACGAGACTTCCCGGGCTGGGGCTCGATGCCTTTCTCAAAACGTTCACGCTGCCTCCGACGGGAGAGCCCCTTCAGAATCTGTTCGGGTCGAACATCTCCGCTTCGCCCATTCCGTACCTGTATCTGCCGGCTGCCGTGTTCATTGTGTCGAGTCTGTTCGCGGTGATGCTGCATCGCATGCCTGCAGCCGCGTTCCGCACGGCTCTGTTCCGCTCATCCCGGCTGATGATTCCGACGTCAGCCGCTCTTGTCTTTACGGTTCCCATGGTGCAGATCTTTATCAACTCCGGTGGAGGCGCCGGGGTGGAGCAGGATATGCCGACTGTGCTTGCCAACGCAGCCGCTCAGGCGTCCGGGACCTGGTGGCCCCTGTTCTCGCCGGCCATCGGTGGACTTGGCGCCTTCGTTGCCGGGAGTAATACGGTCAGCAATATGATGTTCGCCCAGTTCCAGTTTCAGACGGGCGTCCAGATTGGCGTCAATCCGTTGTGGATTGTCGCTGAGCAGGCGGTTGGCGGGGCGGCTGGAAACACGATTTGTGTGCATAACGTCGTCGCCGCGTGTGCGGTTGGGGGGCTGTTTGGCCGCGAGGGGGGAATTCTCCGCGTGACATCGTTTCTGTTTCTCTACTACGTGACTGCGGCCGGGCTGATCGGCCTGTTTCTGGTCCGCTGA